In Pseudonocardia sp. C8, one genomic interval encodes:
- a CDS encoding HNH endonuclease signature motif containing protein — MLVDTVPDGLAEIPPGPELCALLAGLDPDRVPNGDTVTLLQALRRLRSYVDAHELAAMAAVGRCDPDAPLWSTTRLPEPDPDCRMEIAVALTVTELTACREHALAEMLVHRLPAVHAALAAGDIDKGRAAVFADLLEPLTDTQNATIVADLLPKASGWTSGQLRARLQRRVIAIDPDAARRRYRRALRERRVICYLDPEGTATITASGLDPTAAQAACERLDGLAHAIRAAGHPASLSCIRADLATALLDGSLHTLTQDQIITTMLDRATEHDDPTDPDPDDPAGAADPAGAADTDSDPDTGQDGGGDGGEDDAEEDQDDRAHGGADGEDDGDDGEDDRYGGADGGDGGQEDEGEEDEGGGGNGGGGDGPRDRGPHDSTGPAGNAGGSDDSTGTAASTGGSSTGSGSSGGSGSSTGSGSTGSSGNTDGSGSTGRSDSTAGGDSGGSGDGSGEGGGGSDGPGSAASPPVPEPARPGIEIRIRLATLLGHDDHPAEIPGLGPVLAPTARACVTRHRHAEWRFAITDPHGHLILAGTTRHRPPTDPTRHTDPTGHTGAGGATGAARTGGAARTGEGPRPRTRQAHGGTVELQIPADLLAALAADPPPGWAPLLADLAAQYARRDQLHTDLDARPGDRFPHPALRRHIEIRDRHCTFPGCRRPARKTQQDHTHDHRHGGHTVAGNLGPLCVLHHALKTAGRWQLHQPAPGVFRWRSPLGHIYLTRGEPVSEPLGDPIPDPGADHDPPRPPDPELDERPLFDPTPRPAPRPPPDTPTSDRAPPGQPADDDAPPF, encoded by the coding sequence ATGCTGGTGGACACGGTTCCCGACGGCCTGGCGGAAATCCCGCCCGGCCCGGAACTGTGTGCCCTGCTGGCCGGGCTCGACCCGGACCGGGTGCCCAACGGCGACACCGTCACGCTGTTGCAGGCGCTGCGGCGGCTGCGCTCGTACGTCGACGCCCACGAACTGGCCGCCATGGCCGCGGTCGGGCGGTGTGACCCGGACGCACCGCTGTGGTCGACCACCCGGCTACCGGAGCCGGACCCGGACTGCCGGATGGAGATCGCGGTCGCGCTCACCGTGACCGAGCTGACCGCCTGCCGCGAACACGCCCTGGCCGAGATGCTGGTCCACCGCCTACCCGCCGTACACGCCGCCCTGGCCGCCGGAGACATCGACAAGGGCCGGGCCGCGGTGTTCGCCGACCTGCTCGAACCGCTGACCGACACCCAGAACGCCACGATCGTGGCCGACCTGCTGCCCAAGGCCTCGGGCTGGACCAGCGGACAGCTACGGGCCCGGCTGCAGCGACGGGTGATCGCCATCGACCCCGACGCCGCCCGCCGCCGCTACCGCCGCGCCCTGCGCGAGCGGCGGGTGATCTGCTACCTCGACCCCGAGGGCACCGCCACCATCACGGCCAGCGGGCTCGACCCCACCGCCGCCCAGGCCGCCTGCGAACGCCTCGACGGGCTGGCCCACGCGATCCGCGCGGCCGGGCACCCGGCGTCGTTGTCGTGCATCCGGGCCGACCTGGCCACCGCGCTGCTGGACGGCAGCCTGCACACCCTGACCCAGGACCAGATCATCACGACCATGCTCGACCGCGCCACCGAGCACGACGACCCCACCGACCCCGACCCCGACGACCCCGCGGGTGCCGCCGACCCCGCGGGCGCCGCCGACACCGACAGCGACCCCGACACCGGCCAGGACGGCGGCGGAGACGGCGGCGAGGACGACGCCGAGGAGGACCAGGACGACCGCGCCCACGGCGGCGCCGACGGCGAGGACGACGGCGACGACGGCGAGGACGACCGGTACGGCGGTGCGGACGGCGGAGACGGCGGCCAGGAGGACGAGGGCGAGGAGGACGAGGGCGGGGGCGGCAACGGTGGTGGCGGGGACGGCCCCCGCGATCGGGGCCCGCACGACAGCACCGGCCCCGCCGGGAACGCCGGCGGGAGCGACGACAGCACCGGCACCGCTGCCAGCACGGGCGGCAGCAGCACGGGCAGCGGCAGCTCGGGCGGCAGCGGCAGCAGCACGGGCAGCGGCAGCACCGGCAGCAGCGGCAACACCGACGGCAGCGGCAGCACCGGCCGCAGCGACAGCACCGCCGGCGGCGACAGCGGTGGGAGCGGCGATGGCAGCGGTGAAGGTGGCGGTGGGTCGGACGGCCCTGGCTCCGCGGCGTCCCCACCGGTCCCGGAGCCGGCCCGGCCCGGCATCGAGATCCGGATCCGGCTGGCGACCCTGCTCGGACACGACGACCACCCCGCCGAGATCCCCGGCCTGGGCCCGGTCCTGGCCCCCACCGCCCGGGCCTGCGTGACCCGCCACCGGCACGCCGAGTGGCGGTTCGCGATCACCGACCCCCACGGCCACCTCATCCTGGCCGGCACCACCCGCCACCGCCCACCCACCGACCCCACCCGCCACACCGACCCCACCGGCCACACCGGGGCCGGCGGGGCCACCGGAGCGGCCAGGACCGGCGGGGCGGCCAGGACCGGCGAGGGCCCGCGGCCACGGACACGGCAGGCCCACGGCGGCACCGTCGAACTCCAGATCCCCGCGGACCTGCTGGCCGCACTCGCCGCCGACCCGCCACCCGGCTGGGCACCCCTGCTCGCCGACCTGGCCGCCCAGTACGCCCGCCGCGACCAGCTCCACACCGACCTCGACGCCCGCCCCGGCGACCGGTTCCCACACCCCGCGCTACGCCGCCACATCGAAATCCGGGACCGCCATTGCACGTTCCCGGGCTGCCGCCGCCCGGCCCGCAAGACCCAGCAAGACCACACCCACGACCACCGCCACGGCGGCCACACCGTCGCCGGCAACCTCGGCCCGCTCTGCGTCCTGCACCACGCCCTCAAGACCGCCGGACGCTGGCAGCTGCACCAGCCCGCACCCGGAGTGTTCCGCTGGCGCAGCCCCCTCGGCCACATCTACCTCACCCGCGGCGAACCGGTCAGCGAACCCCTCGGCGACCCGATCCCCGACCCCGGCGCCGACCACGACCCACCCCGACCACCGGACCCCGAACTCGACGAGCGACCGTTGTTCGACCCGACACCCCGACCAGCGCCACGACCACCACCGGACACACCGACCAGCGACCGCGCCCCACCGGGGCAACCCGCCGACGATGACGCCCCGCCGTTCTGA
- a CDS encoding Nramp family divalent metal transporter: MAPTGPQTEFLDPPTGSAKIRSIGPGLVAAATGVGAGDLVATLVAGASFGTTLLWAAIAGTVVKLALGEGVGRWHLASGATMLDGWRRLGRWATIFFGVYIVIWGFVYGATAMSAVGLPLNALFGGLSVRYWGIIAGVVGLVLVWAQRYGAFEKVMTVLVGVMFISVIGIAVLVRPDLGALFSGLVPRMPSGSAVYVLGLIGGVGGTITMSSYGYWLYAKGWKGPKWLSMMRLDNLVGYVLTGLFVIAMLVVGATIMLGAEITESDRGLLVLGDRLGELYGPGIRILFLVGFLAASVTSLLGVWNGVSLLFTDWTRAVRLPHGKDAVIGPEDTVVGPEDERGDGPGRAGAYEATTADRSWPFRGYLLWLTFPPMLLLFLDRPFALTLVYGVLGSFFMPFLAITLLLLLNTKLVPQEGRSGWLSNAILGISSVLFLILLVTDVQSRLF; this comes from the coding sequence ATGGCCCCGACCGGTCCGCAGACCGAGTTCCTCGACCCTCCGACCGGATCCGCGAAGATCCGTTCGATCGGGCCGGGCCTGGTGGCCGCGGCGACCGGGGTCGGTGCCGGCGACCTCGTCGCGACCCTCGTCGCCGGGGCGAGCTTCGGCACGACCCTGCTGTGGGCGGCGATCGCGGGGACCGTCGTCAAGCTCGCGCTGGGTGAGGGTGTCGGTCGCTGGCACCTCGCGTCGGGCGCCACCATGCTCGACGGCTGGCGGCGGCTGGGCCGCTGGGCGACGATCTTCTTCGGCGTCTACATCGTCATCTGGGGCTTCGTCTACGGCGCGACGGCGATGTCGGCGGTCGGGCTCCCGCTCAACGCGTTGTTCGGCGGCCTGTCGGTGCGCTACTGGGGCATCATCGCCGGCGTCGTCGGGCTCGTGCTGGTGTGGGCGCAGCGCTACGGCGCCTTCGAGAAGGTCATGACCGTGCTGGTCGGGGTGATGTTCATCTCGGTCATCGGCATCGCCGTGCTGGTCCGGCCCGATCTCGGCGCGCTGTTCTCCGGCCTGGTCCCCCGCATGCCGAGCGGGTCCGCGGTGTACGTGCTCGGCCTGATCGGCGGCGTCGGCGGCACGATCACGATGTCCAGCTACGGCTACTGGCTCTACGCCAAGGGCTGGAAGGGCCCGAAGTGGCTGTCGATGATGCGGCTGGACAACCTCGTCGGGTACGTCCTCACCGGCCTGTTCGTCATCGCGATGCTGGTGGTCGGTGCGACGATCATGCTCGGGGCGGAGATCACCGAGAGCGACCGCGGGCTGCTGGTGCTCGGCGACCGGCTCGGCGAGCTGTACGGCCCCGGGATCCGGATCCTGTTCCTCGTCGGCTTCCTGGCCGCGTCGGTGACCTCGCTGCTCGGTGTCTGGAACGGTGTCTCGCTGCTCTTCACGGACTGGACGCGTGCGGTCCGGTTGCCGCACGGGAAGGACGCCGTGATCGGTCCGGAGGACACGGTCGTGGGCCCCGAGGACGAGCGCGGCGACGGACCGGGCCGCGCAGGCGCCTACGAGGCGACGACGGCCGACCGCTCGTGGCCGTTCCGCGGCTACCTGCTGTGGCTCACGTTCCCGCCGATGCTGCTGCTGTTCCTGGACCGGCCGTTCGCGCTGACCCTGGTGTACGGCGTGCTGGGCTCGTTCTTCATGCCGTTCCTGGCGATCACGCTGCTCCTGCTGCTGAACACGAAGCTGGTGCCCCAGGAGGGCCGTAGCGGATGGCTGTCGAACGCGATCCTCGGAATCTCCTCGGTGCTGTTCCTGATCCTGCTGGTCACCGACGTGCAGTCGCGGCTGTTCTGA
- a CDS encoding FtsK/SpoIIIE domain-containing protein — protein MARRRDRIRAAFEHFHAAAAAALGAAEVRRDRAARAHAEAMAELWLRETGHDAAQHDPELARVLANPQLADVVARVAEDRAHAFDRWQGDSPQLLSDIVAGATPGAAGDDPAEWKAVAGEAEAVGEVPEMWALGTGSVEGGAPFRVAVPLLDGAHLQVVSSPRTRERAEAMVEQLVLRMLRHFRPGVVGVHVWDVGQLAGALPGLYPLTRTGLLTVHDPTRLEALLAQLADRIRRVQTRVLAAGSTSLRELAEQSGKRPESWMVAVLVGNGRELPEAELRQLQRVARGGIAAGVVLMLLDVPVALRRPVESVTFGDPPGVDPADESAPVPAHTSLTGPHVRVEPDPPVPQDEVTTIATAIAAAHEEWRGRLGAFADLLPAAEDRGRERSHQGLVTEIGFADGMPAQLCLDDHSPHALVGGPSGSGKTNLLLAWISGLAARYGPGEVELYLLDFKEGVSFTQFAPHPDGHRPDRLPQARLIGVNVNTDREFGLALLRHLSDVMRSRAEAARRYGATKLAELRAELADRGITGPEARLPRIVAVIDEFQFLFTGRDAVSAEATALLEDVARRGRSQGVHLVLASQDISGIDALWGRSAIFEQFVLRIALPRARRILAQDNEAALELPRWHAIVNHDSGVEHGNQVVKVPEAGAALVRDVQRVAFASYPDEPEPVVFDGARAPAHDALVARLPVDGVPRALVGQFVDVHGSPAAAGLADAPGRNLGVIGPDARVAVPLLCSAVESYVDGLPDDGARVLLAPLAPDAAPDADELAGRLRGEVEKVFADGFADRVRELAATVRDRTGAGGTAGHAPLVVVLFGADAAEPMLDRTGTEDLRAVLRHGPGAGVHVLGWWQAAQRLKTLLAPPGAAIDDLGAWIATGVQGADLTPLLGGQPLDWTPAPGRGLFLDRARYSRPQLVILTDRGGGG, from the coding sequence ATGGCCCGCCGCCGCGACCGCATCCGCGCCGCCTTCGAGCACTTCCACGCCGCCGCCGCGGCCGCGCTCGGGGCCGCGGAGGTTCGCCGGGACCGGGCGGCCCGCGCGCACGCGGAGGCGATGGCGGAGCTGTGGCTGCGGGAGACCGGTCACGACGCTGCCCAGCACGACCCCGAGCTGGCCCGGGTGCTGGCGAACCCGCAGCTCGCCGACGTCGTCGCCCGCGTCGCCGAGGACCGCGCGCACGCGTTCGACCGCTGGCAGGGCGACTCGCCGCAGCTGCTGTCGGACATCGTCGCCGGTGCCACCCCCGGAGCCGCCGGTGACGACCCCGCGGAGTGGAAGGCCGTCGCCGGCGAGGCCGAGGCGGTCGGCGAGGTGCCGGAGATGTGGGCGCTGGGGACCGGCTCGGTGGAGGGCGGCGCGCCGTTCCGGGTCGCGGTCCCGCTGCTCGACGGCGCCCACCTGCAGGTCGTGTCCTCGCCGCGGACCCGGGAGCGGGCCGAGGCCATGGTCGAGCAGCTGGTGCTGCGGATGCTGCGCCACTTCCGGCCCGGCGTCGTCGGAGTGCACGTGTGGGACGTCGGCCAGCTCGCCGGCGCGCTGCCCGGGCTCTACCCGCTCACCCGCACCGGCCTGCTCACGGTGCACGACCCGACCCGGCTGGAGGCGCTGCTCGCGCAGCTGGCCGACCGGATCCGCCGGGTCCAGACCCGGGTGCTGGCCGCGGGCAGCACGTCGCTGCGGGAGCTGGCCGAGCAGAGCGGCAAGCGCCCGGAGTCGTGGATGGTCGCGGTGCTGGTCGGCAACGGCCGCGAGCTGCCCGAGGCGGAGCTGCGCCAGCTGCAGCGGGTTGCCCGCGGCGGGATCGCCGCCGGGGTGGTGCTGATGCTGCTGGACGTGCCGGTGGCGCTGCGCCGCCCGGTCGAGTCGGTGACCTTCGGTGACCCGCCCGGCGTCGACCCGGCGGACGAGTCCGCGCCGGTGCCGGCGCACACCTCGTTGACCGGGCCGCACGTGCGCGTCGAACCGGATCCGCCGGTGCCCCAGGACGAGGTCACGACGATCGCCACCGCGATCGCCGCCGCGCACGAGGAGTGGCGCGGCCGGCTCGGCGCGTTCGCCGACTTGCTGCCCGCCGCCGAGGACCGCGGCCGGGAACGCTCGCACCAGGGCCTGGTCACCGAGATCGGGTTCGCCGACGGCATGCCGGCGCAGCTGTGCCTCGACGACCACTCCCCGCACGCGCTGGTCGGCGGGCCGAGCGGGTCGGGCAAGACGAACCTGCTGCTGGCCTGGATCTCCGGGCTCGCCGCCCGCTACGGCCCGGGTGAGGTCGAGCTGTACCTGCTCGACTTCAAGGAGGGCGTCTCGTTCACCCAGTTCGCGCCCCATCCGGACGGGCACCGCCCGGACCGGCTGCCGCAGGCCCGGCTGATCGGGGTGAACGTCAACACCGACCGGGAGTTCGGGCTGGCGCTGCTGCGGCACCTGTCCGACGTGATGCGGTCCCGGGCCGAGGCCGCCCGCCGGTACGGCGCGACCAAGCTCGCCGAGCTGCGCGCGGAGCTGGCCGACCGGGGGATCACCGGCCCGGAGGCGCGGCTGCCGCGGATCGTGGCCGTGATCGACGAGTTCCAGTTCCTGTTCACCGGCCGGGACGCGGTCAGCGCCGAGGCCACCGCACTGCTGGAGGACGTCGCCCGGCGCGGCCGCTCCCAGGGCGTGCACCTGGTGCTGGCCAGCCAGGACATCTCCGGGATCGACGCGCTCTGGGGCCGGTCGGCGATCTTCGAGCAGTTCGTGCTGCGGATCGCGCTGCCGCGGGCCCGGCGGATACTCGCCCAGGACAACGAGGCGGCGCTGGAGCTGCCGCGCTGGCACGCGATCGTCAACCACGACTCCGGTGTGGAGCACGGCAACCAGGTGGTGAAGGTCCCGGAGGCGGGGGCCGCGCTGGTCCGCGACGTGCAGCGCGTCGCGTTCGCGTCCTACCCGGACGAACCCGAGCCGGTGGTGTTCGACGGCGCCCGCGCCCCCGCGCACGACGCGCTCGTGGCCCGGCTCCCGGTCGACGGCGTGCCGCGGGCGCTCGTGGGCCAGTTCGTCGACGTCCACGGCAGTCCCGCCGCGGCCGGGCTGGCCGACGCCCCGGGCCGCAACCTGGGCGTGATCGGGCCGGACGCGCGGGTCGCCGTCCCGCTGCTGTGCTCGGCGGTGGAGTCCTACGTCGACGGCCTGCCCGACGACGGGGCCCGCGTCCTGCTGGCGCCGCTGGCCCCCGACGCCGCCCCGGACGCCGACGAGCTCGCCGGCCGGCTGCGCGGCGAGGTGGAGAAGGTGTTCGCCGACGGGTTCGCCGACCGGGTCCGGGAGCTCGCGGCCACCGTGCGGGACCGGACCGGTGCGGGCGGCACGGCCGGGCACGCGCCGCTGGTGGTCGTCCTGTTCGGGGCCGACGCCGCGGAGCCGATGCTGGACCGCACCGGCACCGAGGACCTGCGCGCGGTGCTCCGGCACGGGCCGGGGGCCGGCGTGCACGTCCTCGGCTGGTGGCAGGCCGCGCAGCGGCTGAAGACCCTGCTCGCCCCGCCGGGCGCCGCGATCGACGACCTCGGGGCGTGGATCGCGACCGGCGTCCAGGGCGCCGACCTGACCCCGCTGCTCGGGGGCCAGCCACTGGACTGGACCCCGGCCCCGGGGCGCGGCCTGTTCCTCGACCGGGCCCGGTACTCCCGGCCGCAGCTGGTGATCCTGACCGACCGGGGTGGTGGCGGATGA
- a CDS encoding ABC transporter substrate-binding protein, protein MRALVAVLLVAAFALAGCGGDPLAGGETDPDVIAIGSGNFTESQLLAEVYALALRDAGVEVVDPVAIGSREAYFPALQDGSVDLIPDYSGALLTYLDETAAAVEPDDVYRDLQATLPPGLVLGKRSEAENKDAVVVTRATADRLNLTTIADLAPHCPAMTFGGGPEFQTRPDGITGLARNYGCAFGGYRSLDSGGVLTVAALSGGDVQAANLFTTDPALPQNDFVPLADPKENFAAQNVVPVLAERKATPRVRAVLDRISAALSTEELLAMNAEAAGPDKPALRTVAADWLARKQITGGTS, encoded by the coding sequence ATGAGAGCCCTCGTGGCGGTGCTGCTGGTGGCGGCGTTCGCGCTGGCCGGGTGCGGCGGCGACCCGCTCGCCGGCGGCGAGACCGACCCCGACGTGATCGCGATCGGTTCCGGGAACTTCACCGAGTCGCAGCTGCTCGCCGAGGTGTACGCGCTCGCGTTGCGCGACGCCGGGGTGGAGGTCGTCGACCCCGTCGCCATCGGGTCCCGGGAGGCGTACTTCCCCGCGCTGCAGGACGGGTCGGTCGACCTGATCCCGGACTACTCCGGGGCCCTGCTGACCTATCTCGACGAGACGGCGGCGGCCGTCGAGCCGGACGACGTCTACCGCGACCTGCAGGCCACGCTGCCGCCGGGCCTCGTGCTCGGGAAGCGCTCCGAGGCGGAGAACAAGGACGCCGTCGTCGTCACCCGGGCGACCGCGGACCGGCTGAACCTGACCACCATCGCCGACCTGGCTCCGCACTGCCCGGCGATGACCTTCGGCGGTGGTCCGGAGTTCCAGACCCGCCCGGACGGGATCACCGGCCTGGCGCGGAACTACGGCTGCGCGTTCGGGGGGTACCGGTCGCTGGACTCCGGTGGGGTGCTGACCGTGGCCGCGCTGAGCGGCGGCGACGTGCAGGCGGCGAACCTGTTCACCACGGACCCGGCGCTGCCGCAGAACGACTTCGTCCCGCTCGCCGACCCGAAGGAGAACTTCGCGGCGCAGAACGTCGTGCCGGTGCTGGCCGAGCGGAAGGCGACCCCGCGGGTGCGGGCGGTGCTCGACCGGATCTCGGCGGCACTGTCCACCGAGGAGCTGCTGGCGATGAACGCCGAGGCTGCCGGGCCGGACAAGCCCGCGCTCCGGACGGTCGCCGCGGACTGGCTGGCGCGCAAGCAGATCACCGGAGGTACGTCGTGA
- a CDS encoding MOSC N-terminal beta barrel domain-containing protein, with protein sequence MKIRSLYRYPVKSMLGEDLATAVLDGHGVVGDRALALIDAERGRVATAKQPRHWRALLRCRSAGTGAAVRVTLPDGRGMPAAAAAGPLSELLGRAVTLSGRRADGAVVERPDPEGLLEHGLDADVDTPLLEIAQGTPGGRFVDHSPVHLITTATLDALGVDAVRYRPNIVLETGPGTPPFVENAWPGRRLTIGGATLVGALPTPRCVVPTLEHGDLPRAPEALRGPAGRNRVEVEGFGVLPCAGLYARVEVTGSIRRGDLVEVA encoded by the coding sequence GTGAAGATCCGGTCCCTGTACCGGTACCCCGTGAAGTCCATGCTGGGCGAGGACCTCGCCACGGCCGTCCTCGACGGCCACGGCGTGGTCGGCGACCGTGCACTCGCTCTGATCGACGCGGAGCGGGGCCGGGTCGCGACGGCGAAGCAGCCGCGGCACTGGCGGGCCCTGCTGCGCTGCCGGTCGGCCGGGACGGGGGCGGCCGTGCGGGTCACGCTGCCGGACGGGCGCGGCATGCCGGCTGCGGCGGCCGCGGGTCCGCTCAGCGAGCTGCTGGGACGCGCGGTGACGTTGAGCGGCCGCCGCGCGGACGGCGCGGTCGTCGAGCGGCCCGACCCGGAGGGCCTGCTGGAGCACGGGCTCGACGCCGACGTCGACACGCCGCTGCTCGAGATCGCCCAGGGAACTCCCGGCGGACGGTTCGTCGACCACTCGCCGGTGCACCTGATCACCACGGCCACGCTGGACGCGCTGGGGGTGGACGCCGTCCGGTACCGGCCCAACATCGTGCTCGAGACCGGGCCGGGTACGCCGCCGTTCGTCGAGAACGCCTGGCCGGGCCGCAGGCTGACGATCGGCGGGGCGACGCTGGTCGGGGCGCTCCCGACGCCGCGCTGCGTGGTGCCGACCCTGGAGCACGGCGACCTGCCGCGCGCCCCCGAGGCCCTGCGCGGCCCCGCCGGCCGGAACCGGGTCGAGGTCGAGGGATTCGGGGTGCTGCCGTGCGCCGGTCTCTACGCCCGGGTCGAGGTCACCGGCTCGATCCGCCGGGGCGACCTCGTGGAGGTGGCCTGA
- a CDS encoding ABC transporter ATP-binding protein produces the protein MIEFRGVTKRFPDGTVAVDELDLVAERGRITVFVGPSGCGKTTSLRMINRMVEPTSGELRVDGRDVLGADPAELRRGIGYVIQQAGLFPHRTILDNIATVPMLIGRGRKAARDRALELMETVGLDPAMAKRYPVQLSGGQQQRVGVARALAADPPVLLMDEPFSAVDPVVRESLQDELLRLQSELDKTIVFVTHDIDEAIKLGDRVAVFRVGGRLAQYDEPGVLLSRPVDGFVDNFVGRDRGYRGLGFLTSEAIPLGSLDMVSVGDPRPDRGWALVVDGSARPLGWVEAGDGPVTEDAIVPGGSLYAVGSGSLRGALDAALSSPSGQGVAVDTEGRVAGSVTADDVLAALPAARDESAA, from the coding sequence ATGATCGAGTTCCGGGGCGTCACGAAACGCTTCCCGGACGGGACGGTCGCGGTCGACGAGCTCGACCTCGTCGCGGAGCGTGGGCGGATCACGGTCTTCGTGGGCCCGTCCGGCTGCGGCAAGACGACGTCCCTCCGCATGATCAACCGGATGGTCGAGCCCACGTCGGGTGAGCTCCGGGTGGACGGCCGGGACGTGCTCGGCGCGGACCCGGCCGAGCTGCGCCGCGGCATCGGCTACGTCATCCAGCAGGCCGGGCTGTTCCCGCACCGCACGATCCTCGACAACATCGCGACCGTGCCGATGCTGATCGGCCGGGGCCGGAAGGCGGCCCGGGACCGGGCGCTGGAGCTGATGGAGACGGTCGGCCTCGACCCGGCGATGGCGAAGCGCTACCCGGTCCAGCTCTCCGGCGGCCAGCAGCAGCGGGTCGGCGTGGCCCGCGCGCTCGCGGCGGACCCGCCGGTGCTGCTGATGGACGAGCCGTTCTCCGCGGTCGACCCGGTGGTCCGCGAGAGCCTGCAGGACGAGCTGCTGCGGCTGCAGTCCGAACTGGACAAGACCATCGTGTTCGTCACCCACGACATCGACGAGGCGATCAAGCTGGGTGACCGGGTCGCGGTGTTCCGGGTCGGCGGCAGGCTCGCCCAGTACGACGAGCCGGGCGTGCTGCTGTCCCGCCCGGTCGACGGCTTCGTCGACAACTTCGTGGGCCGCGACCGCGGCTACCGCGGCCTCGGCTTCCTCACGTCGGAGGCCATCCCGCTCGGCTCGCTCGACATGGTCTCGGTCGGTGACCCGCGCCCCGACCGCGGGTGGGCACTCGTCGTCGACGGGTCCGCCCGGCCGCTGGGCTGGGTGGAGGCCGGGGACGGCCCGGTCACCGAGGACGCGATCGTCCCCGGCGGCTCGCTGTACGCGGTCGGCTCCGGGTCGCTGCGCGGCGCGCTGGACGCGGCACTGTCGTCGCCGTCCGGGCAGGGGGTGGCCGTGGACACCGAGGGCCGGGTCGCCGGCTCGGTCACCGCCGACGACGTGCTCGCCGCGCTGCCCGCCGCCCGCGACGAGTCCGCCGCCTGA
- a CDS encoding ABC transporter permease: MGAGGGTPMTYLGWLFDGAHWTGPEGILVRLAEHLGYTALTMLVAMAIALPLGAWIGHTGRGGFVVVAVANALRALPTLGLLVLLFLLVGLGLLGPLIALVVMAVPPLLAGAYSGVRNVDPAVVDAARGMGMRGPEVLGKVELPNALPLIIGGIRSATLQVISTATVAAYVGIGGLGRFIIDGLGQRDFGAMIGGSVLVAVLAVVADLVLGGLQRLLVSPGLRQQVIGGPGRRLRVVRGEAA, encoded by the coding sequence GTGGGAGCGGGCGGGGGCACGCCGATGACCTACCTGGGCTGGCTGTTCGACGGTGCACACTGGACCGGTCCGGAGGGGATCCTGGTCCGGCTGGCCGAGCACCTCGGCTACACGGCGCTCACGATGCTGGTCGCGATGGCGATCGCGCTGCCGCTGGGTGCCTGGATCGGGCACACCGGACGCGGCGGGTTCGTGGTCGTCGCGGTGGCGAACGCGTTGCGCGCGCTGCCCACCCTCGGCCTGCTGGTGCTGCTGTTCCTGCTCGTCGGGCTGGGGCTGCTCGGTCCGCTGATCGCACTGGTCGTCATGGCCGTGCCGCCCCTGCTGGCCGGGGCGTACTCCGGCGTGCGCAACGTCGACCCGGCCGTGGTCGATGCGGCGCGGGGGATGGGCATGCGCGGTCCGGAGGTGCTGGGCAAGGTCGAGCTGCCGAACGCCCTGCCGCTGATCATCGGGGGGATCCGCAGCGCCACCCTGCAGGTGATCTCGACGGCGACCGTCGCCGCGTACGTCGGCATCGGCGGGCTGGGCCGGTTCATCATCGACGGCCTCGGCCAGCGCGACTTCGGCGCGATGATCGGCGGGTCGGTGCTGGTCGCGGTGCTCGCCGTCGTCGCCGACCTGGTGCTGGGCGGGCTGCAGCGGCTGCTCGTCTCGCCCGGTCTGCGGCAGCAGGTCATCGGCGGTCCCGGCCGGCGGCTGCGGGTCGTGCGTGGGGAGGCGGCATGA
- a CDS encoding ABC transporter permease subunit: protein MDWVFRNSSLVLELTGQHLVFSLVPVLIGLLLALPLGWLANRRPWARTLTLNAAGFLYTLPSLALFVFLPPIIGTRILDPVNVIVALTVYVLALLVRTVADALEAVPARVVDSATAMGYRPVRRFLTVELPMSVPVIVAGLRVAAVSAISLVTVGSVIGFGGLGKMFTEGFQREIPQQTISGIVLVLLLALVVDGVLVLTGRLLTPWERAGARR from the coding sequence GTGGACTGGGTGTTCCGCAACTCCTCACTCGTGCTCGAACTGACCGGCCAGCACCTGGTGTTCTCGCTGGTCCCGGTCCTGATCGGGCTGCTGCTCGCGCTGCCGCTCGGCTGGCTGGCGAACCGCAGGCCGTGGGCCCGGACGCTGACCCTCAACGCGGCGGGATTCCTCTACACGCTGCCCTCGCTGGCGCTGTTCGTGTTCCTCCCGCCGATCATCGGCACCCGGATCCTCGACCCGGTGAACGTGATCGTCGCGCTGACCGTCTACGTGCTGGCCCTGCTGGTCCGGACGGTGGCCGACGCGCTCGAGGCGGTGCCGGCCCGGGTGGTCGACTCGGCGACGGCGATGGGCTACCGGCCGGTGCGCCGGTTCCTCACCGTCGAACTGCCGATGTCGGTCCCGGTGATCGTCGCCGGGCTCCGGGTGGCGGCGGTGAGCGCGATCAGCCTGGTCACCGTCGGCTCGGTGATCGGCTTCGGCGGGCTCGGGAAGATGTTCACCGAGGGCTTCCAGCGGGAGATCCCGCAGCAGACGATCTCCGGGATCGTGCTGGTCCTGCTGCTGGCCCTGGTGGTGGACGGCGTGCTCGTGCTGACCGGCCGGCTGCTCACGCCGTGGGAGCGGGCGGGGGCACGCCGATGA